A region of Lepeophtheirus salmonis chromosome 13, UVic_Lsal_1.4, whole genome shotgun sequence DNA encodes the following proteins:
- the LOC121128131 gene encoding uncharacterized protein encodes MSLPAQYPALNDHPALGMVFMSGNQTPQYLLSTQILPSSKPSSSSKTSHKSNPNKIPYKCEFCPYTNVRKDKLKNHLKKFHKLGVSPEEEEAANAKSFSCTQCSKSFKERYRLSRHASTVHLKIKPYHCTLCNSSFGRSDKLKRHLNTVHLRDKPYKCIHCGHKSVRSDKMKEHIERVHKENPHVFEVLQSSS; translated from the coding sequence ATGTCTCTACCTGCTCAATACCCAGCATTGAACGATCACCCAGCACTAGGAATGGTATTTATGTCTGGAAACCAGACTCCTCAGTATCTTCTCTCCACGCAAATCCTCCCTTCCTCGAAACCCTCCTCCTCCTCAAAGACCTCTCACAAATCCAACCCCAACAAAATCCCATACAAATGTGAATTCTGTCCCTACACCAACGTCCGCAAAGACAAACTCAAGAACCATCTCAAAAAGTTCCATAAGCTCGGCGTTTCTCCCGAGGAAGAAGAAGCAGCGAATGCAAAGTCCTTTTCCTGTACTCAATGTTCCAAATCCTTCAAGGAGCGCTACAGACTCTCACGACACGCCAGTACGGTTCATCTCAAGATCAAACCCTATCACTGTACACTCTGCAACTCTTCTTTTGGGAGGAGTGACAAACTTAAAAGACATTTGAATACGGTGCATTTGAGGGACAAACCCTACAAGTGCATTCATTGTGGCCATAAAAGTGTACGGAGTGACAAGATGAAGGAACATATTGAGCGGGTGCATAAGGAAAATCCTCATGTTTTTGAAGTGCTTCAGTCCTCCTCTTAA
- the mip40 gene encoding protein lin-37 homolog, translating to MVKDEIFTARDRFNGALQFAVDKVEEVKTRSPIKKEATWQLGSNSANSSPVKHARNSPSHRSLTQISARKRKRKDVHMDLGFHHTFVMKLFDRNVDLAQFHESTPLYPVCRAWMKNQPLNKRMLPRIRTPTPEPPSSEGDEKSSGSPNTNNNNNNPENEFLSDEGKKPETSNLDEGPSDIKKSKKGKQIYKMPIFEPLEANLYEKEFVSPRIPQPFEMERDESFDVNKFQEEDSPSPAILLGDHMVRWCQVRKRWKTSAQKNEERFEESAQLLRNMFEE from the exons atggtGAAag acGAGATATTTACAGCTCGAGATCGTTTTAATGGGGCTCTACAGTTCGCCGTGGATAAAGTTGAAGAAGTTAAAACACGATCTCCCATCAAAAA AGAAGCAACTTGGCAACTCGGATCCAATAGTGCAAACAGTAGTCCAGTCAAACATGCCAGAAATTCCCCGTCTCATCGCTCACTTACTCAAATATCCGCAAGGAAAAGGAAGCGAAAGGACGTACATATGGACTTGGGATTTCATCATACATTCGTCATGAAGTTATTTGACCGAAACGTAGACTTGGCTCAATTCCATGAGAGTACTCCACTCTACCCTGTTTGTCGAGCTTGGATGAAAAACCAGCCTTTGAATAAGAGAATGCTTCCACG aaTACGCACGCCTACCCCTGAACCTCCTTCCTCTGAGGGAGATGAAAAAAGTAGTGGCTCTCCTAAtactaacaataataataacaatccCGAAAACGAATTCCTAAGCGACGAGGGTAAGAAACCAGAAACAAGTAATCTGGATGAGGGTCCCTCGGACATCAAGAAGTCGAAAAAGGGgaagcaaatatataaaatgccTATATTTGAACCCTTGGAGGCGAACCTCTACGAAAAAGAATTTGTCTCTCCACGGATACCTCAGCCCTTCGAAATGGAGAGAGATGAGAGCTTTGATGTCAATAAA TTTCAAGAAGAAGACTCTCCTAGCCCTGCCATACTCTTGGGTGATCACATGGTTCGTTGGTGCCAAGTTCGGAAACGCTGGAAAACGTCTGCTCAAAAGAATGAAGAACGCTTTGAGGAAAGTGCGCAATTGTTACGAAATatgtttgaagaataa
- the LOC121127448 gene encoding ATP-dependent DNA helicase Q5 isoform X2 encodes MTQVLHQQNKLISLNSKMGEQERKRVLRDIHAKCPDTRFLYVTPEQCATNTFKSILEKLVKFNVLGYFVIDEAHCVSQWGHDFRPDYLKLGQLRKIINKTRVLALTATASKEVAADVFKQLKMKKEPLVFKVPCFRSNLFYDVVFKESIQYEYEDLKGFVLECLGEGVLKKSTLGKNAPCGIIYCRTRDGTLQIASQLTKRGIPTLAYHGGLKDSERSRVQESWADGKVPVIAATISFGMGVDKATVRFVAHWSVPQTIAGYYQESGRAGRDGKPSFCRIYHSREEKGAIAFLLQQGSNKAKSERRKEVAKSAIKSFEKMVKYCEGLTCRHFVFSRHFNDDCKPDCDKRCDVCVSLKTVEKKVEAFHSNSLRNNNFRSAPEAKANSNELYGGGREGNKRHFESYDSDGGDSGHDYEIAEKRAKKDREILIKKEFRNRKKGKSSGKDDSKEDEAIRFAKVKGAEFTKNKIAGLEVRARESYLGLLETNIRLNYDTAIKYGALKEEEKKLSNQDILQIAVNEEYQIFTSNKVVTMYRRGMAFLMAAVKKDTDGWNAHSCVIKYDPSENNHQSLSKLASGIKKEEKKKSSETTSGNVPKIISKGGFKIKRDPLTQVGITNYFSKSEPKVQSKWKSLGLDDDEDNDQTNNQGDEEIEENPSTSSSNINFYNEANNDDKKSFSSESPISYKAAPSESSKVSSPIEEEKEEEVTEEATFIEREKSACYEDSENQTVEDFKERLEKEYSNFEEDYTTINNIQSSSRRDSPKSDVVNPETFSKLEETISKLQKQMAESEDSINYELLNHSNQEEGSPFKLDQNEIETLSPEASNKKSSNSGSSSSMSSRKHRPKIKVKVEDITKTKKERRGPSSSRTSSESSSKNADKKSKKDAANEIVKVLVPHYKSGKIMSKEVFKFAARELTHVLLDAKVKSSSYGNYVSKFFKRHCSIVSIDDARTKINHFKSKIIV; translated from the exons ATGACACAAGTCCTCcaccaacaaaataaattaatt TCCCTCAACTCCAAAATGGGAGAACAGGAGCGTAAACGAGTACTTCGAGACATCCATGCCAAATGCCCAGATACTCGCTTCCTCTATGTCACACCTGAGCAATGTGCGACAAATACCTTCAAGTCCATACTCGAAAAGCTCGTAAAGTTCAATGTTCTGGGATACTTTGTCATAGACGAGGCTCATTGCGTCTCTCAGTGGGGTCATGACTTTAGACCAGATTACCTCAAACTAGGACAACTccgtaaaattattaataaaactcgAGTTTTAGCACTCACTGCAACGGCCTCCAAGGAGGTTGCAGCGGATGTCTTCAAGCagctcaaaatgaaaaaagaaccTCTCGTATTCAAAGTCCCTTGCTTTAGAAGTAATTTGTTCTATGATGTTGTGTTCAAGGAATCTATTCAGTACGAGTACGAGGATTTAAAAGGATTTGTTCTTGAATGCTTGGGAGAAGGTGTCTTGAAAAAGTCGACTCTTGGAAAGAATGCACCTTGTGGAATCATTTATTGTCGAACAAGAGATGGAACGCTCCAAATTGCGTCACAATTGACTAAACGAGGAATCCCTACTCTTGCATATCATGGTGGTCTAAAGGATTCCGAAAGATCTCGTGTTCAGGAATCTTGGGCTGATGGTAAAGTCCCAGTGATTGCAGCAACCATTTCCTTTGGTATGGGAGTGGATAAAGCAACGGTTCGATTTGTTGCTCATTGGTCCGTACCTCAGACCATAGCAGGTTATTATCAAGAGTCTGGACGTGCTGGACGTGATGGGAAACCATCATTTTGTAGAATCTATCACTCAAGAGAAGAAAAAGGTGCTATTGCATTTCTACTTCAACAAGGTTCCAACAAAGCCAAGTCCGAGCGTCGCAAAGAAGTAGCTAAAAGTGcaattaaaagttttgaaaaaatggtaaaatattgCGAGGGACTTACATGTCGACACTTTGTCTTTTCTCGTCATTTTAACGATGATTGTAAGCCTGATTGTGATAAGCGTTGTGATGTATGTGTGAGTCTAAAAACTGTAGAAAAAAAGGTTGAAGCCTTTCACTCAAATTCCCTACGCAACAATAATTTTAGAAGTGCTCCAGAGGCGAAAGCGAATAGTAATGAGCTCTATGGTGGAGGTCGCGAGGGGAATAAGCGTCATTTTGAGTCCTATGATTCTGATGGTGGGGATTCTGGACACGATTACGAAATAGCAGAGAAGAGAGCAAAAAAGGATCgggaaattttgattaaaaaagaatttcgAAATCGAAAGAAAGGTAAAAGCAGTGGTAAGGATGATTCAAAGGAGGATGAAGCCATCCGCTTTGCAAAAGTGAAGGGTGCAGaattcacaaaaaacaaaattgctgGCCTTGAAGTACGAGCTAGGGAGTCTTATTTGGGTCTATTGGAAACAAATATACGGCTTAATTATGATACTGCTATTAAGTATGGAGCTCTCAAGGAGGAGGAGAAGAAATTATCCAACCAggatattcttcaaattgctgTGAATGAAGAGTATCAAATATTTACATCCAATAAAGTCGTGACCATGTACCGCCGAGGGATGGCATTTCTTATGGCAGCTGTGAAAAAAGACACTGACGGATGGAATGCACATTCGtgtgtaattaaatatgatccTTCGGAAAACAATCACCAATCTCTTTCAAAATTGGCATCTGGTATTaagaaggaagaaaagaaaaaaagttcagaGACGACGTCGGGAAATGTTCCTAAAATCATTTCCAAAGGAGGCTTTAAAATTAAGAGAGATCCTCTTACTCAAGTTGGAATAAcgaactatttttcaaaatccgAACCAAAAGTGCAGTCCAAGTGGAAGTCTCTTGGCCTTGACGATGACGAGGATAATGATCAGACTAACAATCAAGGAGATGAAGAGATAGAGGAAAATCCTTCGACATcctcttcaaatattaacttctaCAATGAGGCCAACAATGATGATAAGAAAAGTTTCTCTTCGGAGTCACCCATTTCCTACAAGGCGGCACCCTCTGAATCAAGTAAAGTTTCTTCTCctatagaagaagaaaaagaggaagaagTGACGGAGGAAGCAACATTCATCGAACGAGAAAAAAGCGCTTGCTATGAGGATTCAGAAAATCAGACTGTTGAGGATTTCAAAGAGCGACTTGAAAAGGAGTATTCGAACTTTGAAGAGGATTATACAACAATCAATAATATTCAGTCATCCTCAAGAAGAGATTCTCCCAAGAGTGATGTTGTTAATCCAGAAACATTTTCAAAGCTTGAAGAAACGATTAGTAAGCTACAGAAACAAATGGCTGAAAGTGAagattcaattaattatgagtTATTAAATCATAGTAATCAAGAAGAAGGATCTCCTTTTAAACTTGACCAGAATGAGATAGAGACATTAAGCCCGGAAGcaagcaataaaaaaagtagtaataGTGGTTCTTCGTCTTCCATGAGTAGTAGAAAACACCGTCCAAAGATCAAAGTAAAGGTAGAGGATATAACAAAGACAAAGAAAGAGCGGCGAGGGCCCTCGTCGTCGAGGACCTCTTCTGAGAGTTCCTCCAAGAATGCTGATAAAAAGAGCAAAAAGGATGCCGCAAACGAAATAGTCAAAGTCCTTGTTCCTCACTACAAATCCGGGAAAATTATGTCAaaagaagtttttaaatttgCTGCCAGAGAGCTCACCCATGTTTTACTTGATGCTAAAGTAAAGTCCTCCTCCTATGGAAATTATGTATCTAAATTCTTCAAGAGACATTGTAGTATTGTCTCAATTGATGATGCTAGgactaaaataaatcattttaaatccaaaattatcGTTTGA
- the LOC121127448 gene encoding ATP-dependent DNA helicase Q5 isoform X1: protein MATTTNHDGDRIEQALNSFFGHPSFRSKEQEAAIRAIVEEEDCERDVFVSMPTGSGKSLVYQLPGVLLPKGRITIVVSPLIALIKDQLEALQKKKIHAESLNSKMGEQERKRVLRDIHAKCPDTRFLYVTPEQCATNTFKSILEKLVKFNVLGYFVIDEAHCVSQWGHDFRPDYLKLGQLRKIINKTRVLALTATASKEVAADVFKQLKMKKEPLVFKVPCFRSNLFYDVVFKESIQYEYEDLKGFVLECLGEGVLKKSTLGKNAPCGIIYCRTRDGTLQIASQLTKRGIPTLAYHGGLKDSERSRVQESWADGKVPVIAATISFGMGVDKATVRFVAHWSVPQTIAGYYQESGRAGRDGKPSFCRIYHSREEKGAIAFLLQQGSNKAKSERRKEVAKSAIKSFEKMVKYCEGLTCRHFVFSRHFNDDCKPDCDKRCDVCVSLKTVEKKVEAFHSNSLRNNNFRSAPEAKANSNELYGGGREGNKRHFESYDSDGGDSGHDYEIAEKRAKKDREILIKKEFRNRKKGKSSGKDDSKEDEAIRFAKVKGAEFTKNKIAGLEVRARESYLGLLETNIRLNYDTAIKYGALKEEEKKLSNQDILQIAVNEEYQIFTSNKVVTMYRRGMAFLMAAVKKDTDGWNAHSCVIKYDPSENNHQSLSKLASGIKKEEKKKSSETTSGNVPKIISKGGFKIKRDPLTQVGITNYFSKSEPKVQSKWKSLGLDDDEDNDQTNNQGDEEIEENPSTSSSNINFYNEANNDDKKSFSSESPISYKAAPSESSKVSSPIEEEKEEEVTEEATFIEREKSACYEDSENQTVEDFKERLEKEYSNFEEDYTTINNIQSSSRRDSPKSDVVNPETFSKLEETISKLQKQMAESEDSINYELLNHSNQEEGSPFKLDQNEIETLSPEASNKKSSNSGSSSSMSSRKHRPKIKVKVEDITKTKKERRGPSSSRTSSESSSKNADKKSKKDAANEIVKVLVPHYKSGKIMSKEVFKFAARELTHVLLDAKVKSSSYGNYVSKFFKRHCSIVSIDDARTKINHFKSKIIV from the exons ATGGCAACTACTACTAATCATGATGGCGATAGAATAGAACAGGCcctaaattctttttttggccATCCGTCCTTTCGGTCCAAGGAGCAAGAGGCCGCAATTCGTGCCATTGTGGAGGAAGAAGATTGTGAGAGGGATGTTTTCGTTTCTATGCCCACGGGCTCTGGAAAGTCCCTCGTCTATCAACTCCCTGGCGTTCTCCTTCCGAAAGGCCGAATCACTATTGTCGTATCGCCTCTGATTGCTCTGATCAAGGATCAGTTGGAAGCCttgcaaaagaagaaaatccacGCTGAA TCCCTCAACTCCAAAATGGGAGAACAGGAGCGTAAACGAGTACTTCGAGACATCCATGCCAAATGCCCAGATACTCGCTTCCTCTATGTCACACCTGAGCAATGTGCGACAAATACCTTCAAGTCCATACTCGAAAAGCTCGTAAAGTTCAATGTTCTGGGATACTTTGTCATAGACGAGGCTCATTGCGTCTCTCAGTGGGGTCATGACTTTAGACCAGATTACCTCAAACTAGGACAACTccgtaaaattattaataaaactcgAGTTTTAGCACTCACTGCAACGGCCTCCAAGGAGGTTGCAGCGGATGTCTTCAAGCagctcaaaatgaaaaaagaaccTCTCGTATTCAAAGTCCCTTGCTTTAGAAGTAATTTGTTCTATGATGTTGTGTTCAAGGAATCTATTCAGTACGAGTACGAGGATTTAAAAGGATTTGTTCTTGAATGCTTGGGAGAAGGTGTCTTGAAAAAGTCGACTCTTGGAAAGAATGCACCTTGTGGAATCATTTATTGTCGAACAAGAGATGGAACGCTCCAAATTGCGTCACAATTGACTAAACGAGGAATCCCTACTCTTGCATATCATGGTGGTCTAAAGGATTCCGAAAGATCTCGTGTTCAGGAATCTTGGGCTGATGGTAAAGTCCCAGTGATTGCAGCAACCATTTCCTTTGGTATGGGAGTGGATAAAGCAACGGTTCGATTTGTTGCTCATTGGTCCGTACCTCAGACCATAGCAGGTTATTATCAAGAGTCTGGACGTGCTGGACGTGATGGGAAACCATCATTTTGTAGAATCTATCACTCAAGAGAAGAAAAAGGTGCTATTGCATTTCTACTTCAACAAGGTTCCAACAAAGCCAAGTCCGAGCGTCGCAAAGAAGTAGCTAAAAGTGcaattaaaagttttgaaaaaatggtaaaatattgCGAGGGACTTACATGTCGACACTTTGTCTTTTCTCGTCATTTTAACGATGATTGTAAGCCTGATTGTGATAAGCGTTGTGATGTATGTGTGAGTCTAAAAACTGTAGAAAAAAAGGTTGAAGCCTTTCACTCAAATTCCCTACGCAACAATAATTTTAGAAGTGCTCCAGAGGCGAAAGCGAATAGTAATGAGCTCTATGGTGGAGGTCGCGAGGGGAATAAGCGTCATTTTGAGTCCTATGATTCTGATGGTGGGGATTCTGGACACGATTACGAAATAGCAGAGAAGAGAGCAAAAAAGGATCgggaaattttgattaaaaaagaatttcgAAATCGAAAGAAAGGTAAAAGCAGTGGTAAGGATGATTCAAAGGAGGATGAAGCCATCCGCTTTGCAAAAGTGAAGGGTGCAGaattcacaaaaaacaaaattgctgGCCTTGAAGTACGAGCTAGGGAGTCTTATTTGGGTCTATTGGAAACAAATATACGGCTTAATTATGATACTGCTATTAAGTATGGAGCTCTCAAGGAGGAGGAGAAGAAATTATCCAACCAggatattcttcaaattgctgTGAATGAAGAGTATCAAATATTTACATCCAATAAAGTCGTGACCATGTACCGCCGAGGGATGGCATTTCTTATGGCAGCTGTGAAAAAAGACACTGACGGATGGAATGCACATTCGtgtgtaattaaatatgatccTTCGGAAAACAATCACCAATCTCTTTCAAAATTGGCATCTGGTATTaagaaggaagaaaagaaaaaaagttcagaGACGACGTCGGGAAATGTTCCTAAAATCATTTCCAAAGGAGGCTTTAAAATTAAGAGAGATCCTCTTACTCAAGTTGGAATAAcgaactatttttcaaaatccgAACCAAAAGTGCAGTCCAAGTGGAAGTCTCTTGGCCTTGACGATGACGAGGATAATGATCAGACTAACAATCAAGGAGATGAAGAGATAGAGGAAAATCCTTCGACATcctcttcaaatattaacttctaCAATGAGGCCAACAATGATGATAAGAAAAGTTTCTCTTCGGAGTCACCCATTTCCTACAAGGCGGCACCCTCTGAATCAAGTAAAGTTTCTTCTCctatagaagaagaaaaagaggaagaagTGACGGAGGAAGCAACATTCATCGAACGAGAAAAAAGCGCTTGCTATGAGGATTCAGAAAATCAGACTGTTGAGGATTTCAAAGAGCGACTTGAAAAGGAGTATTCGAACTTTGAAGAGGATTATACAACAATCAATAATATTCAGTCATCCTCAAGAAGAGATTCTCCCAAGAGTGATGTTGTTAATCCAGAAACATTTTCAAAGCTTGAAGAAACGATTAGTAAGCTACAGAAACAAATGGCTGAAAGTGAagattcaattaattatgagtTATTAAATCATAGTAATCAAGAAGAAGGATCTCCTTTTAAACTTGACCAGAATGAGATAGAGACATTAAGCCCGGAAGcaagcaataaaaaaagtagtaataGTGGTTCTTCGTCTTCCATGAGTAGTAGAAAACACCGTCCAAAGATCAAAGTAAAGGTAGAGGATATAACAAAGACAAAGAAAGAGCGGCGAGGGCCCTCGTCGTCGAGGACCTCTTCTGAGAGTTCCTCCAAGAATGCTGATAAAAAGAGCAAAAAGGATGCCGCAAACGAAATAGTCAAAGTCCTTGTTCCTCACTACAAATCCGGGAAAATTATGTCAaaagaagtttttaaatttgCTGCCAGAGAGCTCACCCATGTTTTACTTGATGCTAAAGTAAAGTCCTCCTCCTATGGAAATTATGTATCTAAATTCTTCAAGAGACATTGTAGTATTGTCTCAATTGATGATGCTAGgactaaaataaatcattttaaatccaaaattatcGTTTGA